A stretch of Motacilla alba alba isolate MOTALB_02 chromosome 18, Motacilla_alba_V1.0_pri, whole genome shotgun sequence DNA encodes these proteins:
- the PECAM1 gene encoding platelet endothelial cell adhesion molecule isoform X2 gives MYLALLVIFLQCSELHAEGKVFTFNGVEIKVEPHGKVKNGAPMSIICHADISKNSDFQLQYNFTIFKDRKLVFMSISDKEDARYEIPVAKSSDTGDYECRVKADRKLVFSRTIYVWVAGMTKPILTADKKEVLEGEVVKLRCELPEEVPPLEFFFRKIKTNSEPIEKRVAEQNQNFSEMEYFVEAGDNILQFDCFGKRQVRSGWDSSQHSNKTLVTVKEPFIRPTLITRPSNNITEGDQIEFECSTVAAQMRGIEIIFQKNRTILNSVRDKKFLKYSTIATQEDSGEYLCKVEQGAVSKTTKMNVFVSELFPKPTLSASMTKLDESKDLILNCSINSLRRANFSILRKSSSGDILLKKSRVLAIKVNVNDTGSYTCKAEVKGIVKESKPVRISVYAPVSKPTLSVVSGSPEVVLGKPLQLICHSVMGTPPITFTFYKGDEIKKNVTNDTYATFLDEDIGLNDNGGYKCDARNNHSSGVKTSNILNVTVIVPIRDASLGSVPYGEVEVGSDTAFLCSVKEGSWPIDFKFFKKTDREVLLHEVREYSDRTIWHKKTMKRKDTGTYYCMASNRASVDVRSRPITISVILAAWQKGVIAAFVLTAMAGAGAVALWWFLRKKKKAKGPSMEMSGSALAPNLTSEKLTRPPSDGNYYSGSGYIEDNENHMKSTDESKGPDLESAEVDYTEVEVSTLDPHRAPEQKGTETVYSEIRKTNNDSVENRHSRIYGHPDAT, from the exons ATGTATCTTGCTCTTCTGGTGATTTTCTTGCAGT gttcaGAACTTCATGCTGAGGGGAAAG TTTTTACTTTCAATGGAGTTGAAATCAAGGTTGAACCACATGGCAAAGTGAAGAATGGAGCTCCGATGTCAATCATCTGCCACGCTGATATCAGCAAAAATAGCGATTTCCAGCTGCAGTACAATTTCACCATTTTTAAGGATAGGAAGCTTGTGTTTATGAGCATATCAGACAAAGAAGATGCACGGTATGAAATACCTGTGGCCAAGTCTTCAGATACAGGAGACTATGAATGTAGGGTGAAAGCAGATCGCAAGTTGGTTTTCAGTAGGACCATCTATGTTTGGGTAGCAG GAATGACCAAGCCAATCCTGACTGCTGACAAAAAAGAAGTTTTAGAGGGTGAAGTTGTGAAATTACGTTGTGAGCTGCCAGAAGAAGTACCTCCTTTAGAGTTCTTTTTCCGGAAGATAAAGACAAATTCAGAGCCTATAGAAAAACGTGTagctgaacaaaaccaaaatttttctgaaatggaatattttgtTGAAGCGGGAGATAATATTTTACAATTTGATTGCTTTGGCAAGAGACAAGTAAGATCTGGATGGGACAGCTCCCAACACAGCAACAAAACACTTGTTACAGTCAAGG AACCATTTATAAGGCCCACTCTGATCACCAGGCCCTCCAATAACATTACAGAAGGAGACCAAATAGAATTTGAATGCTCAACCGTGGCAGCTCAAATGCGTGGCATTGAAATCATCTTCCAGAAGAACAGAACAATACTGAACAGTGTACGAGATAAGAAATTTTTGAAATACTCTACAATAGCTACTCAAGAGGACAGTGGTGAATACCTGTGTAAGGTGGAGCAAGGAGCAGTGTCTAAAACCACCAAAATGAATGTCTTTGTGTCAG AATTATTCCCCAAGCCAACGCTGTCTGCTTCTATGACTAAGTTGGATGAAAGtaaagatttaattttgaaCTGCAGCATTAATAGTTTACGGAGAGCCAACTTCTCTATACTACGGAAAAGCTCCAGTGGAGACATCCTATTGAAAAAATCTAGAGTCTTAGCAATTAAAGTTAACGTGAATGATACTGGATCTTACACCTGCAAAGCTGAAGTAAAAGGAATAGTCAAGGAGAGCAAACCTGTAAGGATAAGTGTTTATG CTCCAGTCTCCAAGCCAACTCTTTCCGTTGTCAGCGGTTCGCCGGAGGTGGTATTAGGGAAGCCTCTACAATTAATCTGCCATTCAGTGATGGGAACACCACCAATAACATTCACATTCTACAAAGGggatgaaattaagaaaaatgtaactAATGACACATATGCTACATTCTTGGATGAAGATATTGGACTAAATGACAATGGAGGCTACAAATGTGATGCTAGAAACAATCACTCCAGTGGTGTGAAAACTAGCAATATTCTAAATGTCACAGTGATAG TACCAATCAGGGATGCCAGTTTGGGCAGTGTTCCGTATGGAGAAGTAGAAGTTGGCAGTGATActgctttcctctgctctgtgaaGGAAGGATCTTGGCCAATTGACttcaagttttttaaaaaaactgatCGTGAAGTTCTTCTGCATGAAGTAAGGGAATATTCAGACAGAACCATATGGCACAAGAAAACAATGAAGAGGAAGGACACAGGGACCTATTATTGCATGGCTTCGAACCGAGCCAGCGTGGACGTGAGGAGCCGTCCAATAACCATCAGTG TCATCTTAGCAGCTTGGCAGAAAGGAGTCATTGCTGCATTTGTCCTGACAgccatggcaggagcaggagcagtcGCTTTATGGTGGTTTTTGCGTAAGAAGAAAAAGG CTAAAGGACCATCCATGGAGATGTCTGG ttctgcCTTGGCTCCAAACTTGACAAGTGAAAAACTAACAAGACCGCCCAGTGATGGAAACTACTATTCAG GATCAGGTTACATTGAAGACAATGAAAACCACATGAAATCAACAGATGAGAGTAAAG GACCTGACCTTGAGAGTGCTGAGGTGGATTACACTGAAGTTGAAGTCTCCACGCTTGATCCTCACAGAG
- the PECAM1 gene encoding platelet endothelial cell adhesion molecule isoform X1 has product MYLALLVIFLQCSELHAEGKVFTFNGVEIKVEPHGKVKNGAPMSIICHADISKNSDFQLQYNFTIFKDRKLVFMSISDKEDARYEIPVAKSSDTGDYECRVKADRKLVFSRTIYVWVAGMTKPILTADKKEVLEGEVVKLRCELPEEVPPLEFFFRKIKTNSEPIEKRVAEQNQNFSEMEYFVEAGDNILQFDCFGKRQVRSGWDSSQHSNKTLVTVKEPFIRPTLITRPSNNITEGDQIEFECSTVAAQMRGIEIIFQKNRTILNSVRDKKFLKYSTIATQEDSGEYLCKVEQGAVSKTTKMNVFVSELFPKPTLSASMTKLDESKDLILNCSINSLRRANFSILRKSSSGDILLKKSRVLAIKVNVNDTGSYTCKAEVKGIVKESKPVRISVYAPVSKPTLSVVSGSPEVVLGKPLQLICHSVMGTPPITFTFYKGDEIKKNVTNDTYATFLDEDIGLNDNGGYKCDARNNHSSGVKTSNILNVTVIVPIRDASLGSVPYGEVEVGSDTAFLCSVKEGSWPIDFKFFKKTDREVLLHEVREYSDRTIWHKKTMKRKDTGTYYCMASNRASVDVRSRPITISVILAAWQKGVIAAFVLTAMAGAGAVALWWFLRKKKKAKGPSMEMSGSALAPNLTSEKLTRPPSDGNYYSGSGYIEDNENHMKSTDESKGPDLESAEVDYTEVEVSTLDPHRAPEQKGTETVYSEIRKTNNDSVENRHSQRIYGHPDAT; this is encoded by the exons ATGTATCTTGCTCTTCTGGTGATTTTCTTGCAGT gttcaGAACTTCATGCTGAGGGGAAAG TTTTTACTTTCAATGGAGTTGAAATCAAGGTTGAACCACATGGCAAAGTGAAGAATGGAGCTCCGATGTCAATCATCTGCCACGCTGATATCAGCAAAAATAGCGATTTCCAGCTGCAGTACAATTTCACCATTTTTAAGGATAGGAAGCTTGTGTTTATGAGCATATCAGACAAAGAAGATGCACGGTATGAAATACCTGTGGCCAAGTCTTCAGATACAGGAGACTATGAATGTAGGGTGAAAGCAGATCGCAAGTTGGTTTTCAGTAGGACCATCTATGTTTGGGTAGCAG GAATGACCAAGCCAATCCTGACTGCTGACAAAAAAGAAGTTTTAGAGGGTGAAGTTGTGAAATTACGTTGTGAGCTGCCAGAAGAAGTACCTCCTTTAGAGTTCTTTTTCCGGAAGATAAAGACAAATTCAGAGCCTATAGAAAAACGTGTagctgaacaaaaccaaaatttttctgaaatggaatattttgtTGAAGCGGGAGATAATATTTTACAATTTGATTGCTTTGGCAAGAGACAAGTAAGATCTGGATGGGACAGCTCCCAACACAGCAACAAAACACTTGTTACAGTCAAGG AACCATTTATAAGGCCCACTCTGATCACCAGGCCCTCCAATAACATTACAGAAGGAGACCAAATAGAATTTGAATGCTCAACCGTGGCAGCTCAAATGCGTGGCATTGAAATCATCTTCCAGAAGAACAGAACAATACTGAACAGTGTACGAGATAAGAAATTTTTGAAATACTCTACAATAGCTACTCAAGAGGACAGTGGTGAATACCTGTGTAAGGTGGAGCAAGGAGCAGTGTCTAAAACCACCAAAATGAATGTCTTTGTGTCAG AATTATTCCCCAAGCCAACGCTGTCTGCTTCTATGACTAAGTTGGATGAAAGtaaagatttaattttgaaCTGCAGCATTAATAGTTTACGGAGAGCCAACTTCTCTATACTACGGAAAAGCTCCAGTGGAGACATCCTATTGAAAAAATCTAGAGTCTTAGCAATTAAAGTTAACGTGAATGATACTGGATCTTACACCTGCAAAGCTGAAGTAAAAGGAATAGTCAAGGAGAGCAAACCTGTAAGGATAAGTGTTTATG CTCCAGTCTCCAAGCCAACTCTTTCCGTTGTCAGCGGTTCGCCGGAGGTGGTATTAGGGAAGCCTCTACAATTAATCTGCCATTCAGTGATGGGAACACCACCAATAACATTCACATTCTACAAAGGggatgaaattaagaaaaatgtaactAATGACACATATGCTACATTCTTGGATGAAGATATTGGACTAAATGACAATGGAGGCTACAAATGTGATGCTAGAAACAATCACTCCAGTGGTGTGAAAACTAGCAATATTCTAAATGTCACAGTGATAG TACCAATCAGGGATGCCAGTTTGGGCAGTGTTCCGTATGGAGAAGTAGAAGTTGGCAGTGATActgctttcctctgctctgtgaaGGAAGGATCTTGGCCAATTGACttcaagttttttaaaaaaactgatCGTGAAGTTCTTCTGCATGAAGTAAGGGAATATTCAGACAGAACCATATGGCACAAGAAAACAATGAAGAGGAAGGACACAGGGACCTATTATTGCATGGCTTCGAACCGAGCCAGCGTGGACGTGAGGAGCCGTCCAATAACCATCAGTG TCATCTTAGCAGCTTGGCAGAAAGGAGTCATTGCTGCATTTGTCCTGACAgccatggcaggagcaggagcagtcGCTTTATGGTGGTTTTTGCGTAAGAAGAAAAAGG CTAAAGGACCATCCATGGAGATGTCTGG ttctgcCTTGGCTCCAAACTTGACAAGTGAAAAACTAACAAGACCGCCCAGTGATGGAAACTACTATTCAG GATCAGGTTACATTGAAGACAATGAAAACCACATGAAATCAACAGATGAGAGTAAAG GACCTGACCTTGAGAGTGCTGAGGTGGATTACACTGAAGTTGAAGTCTCCACGCTTGATCCTCACAGAG
- the PECAM1 gene encoding platelet endothelial cell adhesion molecule isoform X5, protein MYLALLVIFLQCSELHAEGKVFTFNGVEIKVEPHGKVKNGAPMSIICHADISKNSDFQLQYNFTIFKDRKLVFMSISDKEDARYEIPVAKSSDTGDYECRVKADRKLVFSRTIYVWVAGMTKPILTADKKEVLEGEVVKLRCELPEEVPPLEFFFRKIKTNSEPIEKRVAEQNQNFSEMEYFVEAGDNILQFDCFGKRQVRSGWDSSQHSNKTLVTVKEPFIRPTLITRPSNNITEGDQIEFECSTVAAQMRGIEIIFQKNRTILNSVRDKKFLKYSTIATQEDSGEYLCKVEQGAVSKTTKMNVFVSELFPKPTLSASMTKLDESKDLILNCSINSLRRANFSILRKSSSGDILLKKSRVLAIKVNVNDTGSYTCKAEVKGIVKESKPVRISVYAPVSKPTLSVVSGSPEVVLGKPLQLICHSVMGTPPITFTFYKGDEIKKNVTNDTYATFLDEDIGLNDNGGYKCDARNNHSSGVKTSNILNVTVIVPIRDASLGSVPYGEVEVGSDTAFLCSVKEGSWPIDFKFFKKTDREVLLHEVREYSDRTIWHKKTMKRKDTGTYYCMASNRASVDVRSRPITISVILAAWQKGVIAAFVLTAMAGAGAVALWWFLRKKKKAKGPSMEMSGSALAPNLTSEKLTRPPSDGNYYSGSGYIEDNENHMKSTDESKGPDLESAEVDYTEVEVSTLDPHRAENIWAS, encoded by the exons ATGTATCTTGCTCTTCTGGTGATTTTCTTGCAGT gttcaGAACTTCATGCTGAGGGGAAAG TTTTTACTTTCAATGGAGTTGAAATCAAGGTTGAACCACATGGCAAAGTGAAGAATGGAGCTCCGATGTCAATCATCTGCCACGCTGATATCAGCAAAAATAGCGATTTCCAGCTGCAGTACAATTTCACCATTTTTAAGGATAGGAAGCTTGTGTTTATGAGCATATCAGACAAAGAAGATGCACGGTATGAAATACCTGTGGCCAAGTCTTCAGATACAGGAGACTATGAATGTAGGGTGAAAGCAGATCGCAAGTTGGTTTTCAGTAGGACCATCTATGTTTGGGTAGCAG GAATGACCAAGCCAATCCTGACTGCTGACAAAAAAGAAGTTTTAGAGGGTGAAGTTGTGAAATTACGTTGTGAGCTGCCAGAAGAAGTACCTCCTTTAGAGTTCTTTTTCCGGAAGATAAAGACAAATTCAGAGCCTATAGAAAAACGTGTagctgaacaaaaccaaaatttttctgaaatggaatattttgtTGAAGCGGGAGATAATATTTTACAATTTGATTGCTTTGGCAAGAGACAAGTAAGATCTGGATGGGACAGCTCCCAACACAGCAACAAAACACTTGTTACAGTCAAGG AACCATTTATAAGGCCCACTCTGATCACCAGGCCCTCCAATAACATTACAGAAGGAGACCAAATAGAATTTGAATGCTCAACCGTGGCAGCTCAAATGCGTGGCATTGAAATCATCTTCCAGAAGAACAGAACAATACTGAACAGTGTACGAGATAAGAAATTTTTGAAATACTCTACAATAGCTACTCAAGAGGACAGTGGTGAATACCTGTGTAAGGTGGAGCAAGGAGCAGTGTCTAAAACCACCAAAATGAATGTCTTTGTGTCAG AATTATTCCCCAAGCCAACGCTGTCTGCTTCTATGACTAAGTTGGATGAAAGtaaagatttaattttgaaCTGCAGCATTAATAGTTTACGGAGAGCCAACTTCTCTATACTACGGAAAAGCTCCAGTGGAGACATCCTATTGAAAAAATCTAGAGTCTTAGCAATTAAAGTTAACGTGAATGATACTGGATCTTACACCTGCAAAGCTGAAGTAAAAGGAATAGTCAAGGAGAGCAAACCTGTAAGGATAAGTGTTTATG CTCCAGTCTCCAAGCCAACTCTTTCCGTTGTCAGCGGTTCGCCGGAGGTGGTATTAGGGAAGCCTCTACAATTAATCTGCCATTCAGTGATGGGAACACCACCAATAACATTCACATTCTACAAAGGggatgaaattaagaaaaatgtaactAATGACACATATGCTACATTCTTGGATGAAGATATTGGACTAAATGACAATGGAGGCTACAAATGTGATGCTAGAAACAATCACTCCAGTGGTGTGAAAACTAGCAATATTCTAAATGTCACAGTGATAG TACCAATCAGGGATGCCAGTTTGGGCAGTGTTCCGTATGGAGAAGTAGAAGTTGGCAGTGATActgctttcctctgctctgtgaaGGAAGGATCTTGGCCAATTGACttcaagttttttaaaaaaactgatCGTGAAGTTCTTCTGCATGAAGTAAGGGAATATTCAGACAGAACCATATGGCACAAGAAAACAATGAAGAGGAAGGACACAGGGACCTATTATTGCATGGCTTCGAACCGAGCCAGCGTGGACGTGAGGAGCCGTCCAATAACCATCAGTG TCATCTTAGCAGCTTGGCAGAAAGGAGTCATTGCTGCATTTGTCCTGACAgccatggcaggagcaggagcagtcGCTTTATGGTGGTTTTTGCGTAAGAAGAAAAAGG CTAAAGGACCATCCATGGAGATGTCTGG ttctgcCTTGGCTCCAAACTTGACAAGTGAAAAACTAACAAGACCGCCCAGTGATGGAAACTACTATTCAG GATCAGGTTACATTGAAGACAATGAAAACCACATGAAATCAACAGATGAGAGTAAAG GACCTGACCTTGAGAGTGCTGAGGTGGATTACACTGAAGTTGAAGTCTCCACGCTTGATCCTCACAGAG
- the PECAM1 gene encoding platelet endothelial cell adhesion molecule isoform X4 yields the protein MYLALLVIFLQCSELHAEGKVFTFNGVEIKVEPHGKVKNGAPMSIICHADISKNSDFQLQYNFTIFKDRKLVFMSISDKEDARYEIPVAKSSDTGDYECRVKADRKLVFSRTIYVWVAGMTKPILTADKKEVLEGEVVKLRCELPEEVPPLEFFFRKIKTNSEPIEKRVAEQNQNFSEMEYFVEAGDNILQFDCFGKRQVRSGWDSSQHSNKTLVTVKEPFIRPTLITRPSNNITEGDQIEFECSTVAAQMRGIEIIFQKNRTILNSVRDKKFLKYSTIATQEDSGEYLCKVEQGAVSKTTKMNVFVSELFPKPTLSASMTKLDESKDLILNCSINSLRRANFSILRKSSSGDILLKKSRVLAIKVNVNDTGSYTCKAEVKGIVKESKPVRISVYAPVSKPTLSVVSGSPEVVLGKPLQLICHSVMGTPPITFTFYKGDEIKKNVTNDTYATFLDEDIGLNDNGGYKCDARNNHSSGVKTSNILNVTVIVPIRDASLGSVPYGEVEVGSDTAFLCSVKEGSWPIDFKFFKKTDREVLLHEVREYSDRTIWHKKTMKRKDTGTYYCMASNRASVDVRSRPITISVILAAWQKGVIAAFVLTAMAGAGAVALWWFLRKKKKAKGPSMEMSGSALAPNLTSEKLTRPPSDGNYYSGSGYIEDNENHMKSTDESKGPDLESAEVDYTEVEVSTLDPHRDSVENRHSRIYGHPDAT from the exons ATGTATCTTGCTCTTCTGGTGATTTTCTTGCAGT gttcaGAACTTCATGCTGAGGGGAAAG TTTTTACTTTCAATGGAGTTGAAATCAAGGTTGAACCACATGGCAAAGTGAAGAATGGAGCTCCGATGTCAATCATCTGCCACGCTGATATCAGCAAAAATAGCGATTTCCAGCTGCAGTACAATTTCACCATTTTTAAGGATAGGAAGCTTGTGTTTATGAGCATATCAGACAAAGAAGATGCACGGTATGAAATACCTGTGGCCAAGTCTTCAGATACAGGAGACTATGAATGTAGGGTGAAAGCAGATCGCAAGTTGGTTTTCAGTAGGACCATCTATGTTTGGGTAGCAG GAATGACCAAGCCAATCCTGACTGCTGACAAAAAAGAAGTTTTAGAGGGTGAAGTTGTGAAATTACGTTGTGAGCTGCCAGAAGAAGTACCTCCTTTAGAGTTCTTTTTCCGGAAGATAAAGACAAATTCAGAGCCTATAGAAAAACGTGTagctgaacaaaaccaaaatttttctgaaatggaatattttgtTGAAGCGGGAGATAATATTTTACAATTTGATTGCTTTGGCAAGAGACAAGTAAGATCTGGATGGGACAGCTCCCAACACAGCAACAAAACACTTGTTACAGTCAAGG AACCATTTATAAGGCCCACTCTGATCACCAGGCCCTCCAATAACATTACAGAAGGAGACCAAATAGAATTTGAATGCTCAACCGTGGCAGCTCAAATGCGTGGCATTGAAATCATCTTCCAGAAGAACAGAACAATACTGAACAGTGTACGAGATAAGAAATTTTTGAAATACTCTACAATAGCTACTCAAGAGGACAGTGGTGAATACCTGTGTAAGGTGGAGCAAGGAGCAGTGTCTAAAACCACCAAAATGAATGTCTTTGTGTCAG AATTATTCCCCAAGCCAACGCTGTCTGCTTCTATGACTAAGTTGGATGAAAGtaaagatttaattttgaaCTGCAGCATTAATAGTTTACGGAGAGCCAACTTCTCTATACTACGGAAAAGCTCCAGTGGAGACATCCTATTGAAAAAATCTAGAGTCTTAGCAATTAAAGTTAACGTGAATGATACTGGATCTTACACCTGCAAAGCTGAAGTAAAAGGAATAGTCAAGGAGAGCAAACCTGTAAGGATAAGTGTTTATG CTCCAGTCTCCAAGCCAACTCTTTCCGTTGTCAGCGGTTCGCCGGAGGTGGTATTAGGGAAGCCTCTACAATTAATCTGCCATTCAGTGATGGGAACACCACCAATAACATTCACATTCTACAAAGGggatgaaattaagaaaaatgtaactAATGACACATATGCTACATTCTTGGATGAAGATATTGGACTAAATGACAATGGAGGCTACAAATGTGATGCTAGAAACAATCACTCCAGTGGTGTGAAAACTAGCAATATTCTAAATGTCACAGTGATAG TACCAATCAGGGATGCCAGTTTGGGCAGTGTTCCGTATGGAGAAGTAGAAGTTGGCAGTGATActgctttcctctgctctgtgaaGGAAGGATCTTGGCCAATTGACttcaagttttttaaaaaaactgatCGTGAAGTTCTTCTGCATGAAGTAAGGGAATATTCAGACAGAACCATATGGCACAAGAAAACAATGAAGAGGAAGGACACAGGGACCTATTATTGCATGGCTTCGAACCGAGCCAGCGTGGACGTGAGGAGCCGTCCAATAACCATCAGTG TCATCTTAGCAGCTTGGCAGAAAGGAGTCATTGCTGCATTTGTCCTGACAgccatggcaggagcaggagcagtcGCTTTATGGTGGTTTTTGCGTAAGAAGAAAAAGG CTAAAGGACCATCCATGGAGATGTCTGG ttctgcCTTGGCTCCAAACTTGACAAGTGAAAAACTAACAAGACCGCCCAGTGATGGAAACTACTATTCAG GATCAGGTTACATTGAAGACAATGAAAACCACATGAAATCAACAGATGAGAGTAAAG GACCTGACCTTGAGAGTGCTGAGGTGGATTACACTGAAGTTGAAGTCTCCACGCTTGATCCTCACAGAG
- the PECAM1 gene encoding platelet endothelial cell adhesion molecule isoform X3: MYLALLVIFLQCSELHAEGKVFTFNGVEIKVEPHGKVKNGAPMSIICHADISKNSDFQLQYNFTIFKDRKLVFMSISDKEDARYEIPVAKSSDTGDYECRVKADRKLVFSRTIYVWVAGMTKPILTADKKEVLEGEVVKLRCELPEEVPPLEFFFRKIKTNSEPIEKRVAEQNQNFSEMEYFVEAGDNILQFDCFGKRQVRSGWDSSQHSNKTLVTVKEPFIRPTLITRPSNNITEGDQIEFECSTVAAQMRGIEIIFQKNRTILNSVRDKKFLKYSTIATQEDSGEYLCKVEQGAVSKTTKMNVFVSELFPKPTLSASMTKLDESKDLILNCSINSLRRANFSILRKSSSGDILLKKSRVLAIKVNVNDTGSYTCKAEVKGIVKESKPVRISVYAPVSKPTLSVVSGSPEVVLGKPLQLICHSVMGTPPITFTFYKGDEIKKNVTNDTYATFLDEDIGLNDNGGYKCDARNNHSSGVKTSNILNVTVIVPIRDASLGSVPYGEVEVGSDTAFLCSVKEGSWPIDFKFFKKTDREVLLHEVREYSDRTIWHKKTMKRKDTGTYYCMASNRASVDVRSRPITISVILAAWQKGVIAAFVLTAMAGAGAVALWWFLRKKKKAKGPSMEMSGSALAPNLTSEKLTRPPSDGNYYSGSGYIEDNENHMKSTDESKGPDLESAEVDYTEVEVSTLDPHRDSVENRHSQRIYGHPDAT; encoded by the exons ATGTATCTTGCTCTTCTGGTGATTTTCTTGCAGT gttcaGAACTTCATGCTGAGGGGAAAG TTTTTACTTTCAATGGAGTTGAAATCAAGGTTGAACCACATGGCAAAGTGAAGAATGGAGCTCCGATGTCAATCATCTGCCACGCTGATATCAGCAAAAATAGCGATTTCCAGCTGCAGTACAATTTCACCATTTTTAAGGATAGGAAGCTTGTGTTTATGAGCATATCAGACAAAGAAGATGCACGGTATGAAATACCTGTGGCCAAGTCTTCAGATACAGGAGACTATGAATGTAGGGTGAAAGCAGATCGCAAGTTGGTTTTCAGTAGGACCATCTATGTTTGGGTAGCAG GAATGACCAAGCCAATCCTGACTGCTGACAAAAAAGAAGTTTTAGAGGGTGAAGTTGTGAAATTACGTTGTGAGCTGCCAGAAGAAGTACCTCCTTTAGAGTTCTTTTTCCGGAAGATAAAGACAAATTCAGAGCCTATAGAAAAACGTGTagctgaacaaaaccaaaatttttctgaaatggaatattttgtTGAAGCGGGAGATAATATTTTACAATTTGATTGCTTTGGCAAGAGACAAGTAAGATCTGGATGGGACAGCTCCCAACACAGCAACAAAACACTTGTTACAGTCAAGG AACCATTTATAAGGCCCACTCTGATCACCAGGCCCTCCAATAACATTACAGAAGGAGACCAAATAGAATTTGAATGCTCAACCGTGGCAGCTCAAATGCGTGGCATTGAAATCATCTTCCAGAAGAACAGAACAATACTGAACAGTGTACGAGATAAGAAATTTTTGAAATACTCTACAATAGCTACTCAAGAGGACAGTGGTGAATACCTGTGTAAGGTGGAGCAAGGAGCAGTGTCTAAAACCACCAAAATGAATGTCTTTGTGTCAG AATTATTCCCCAAGCCAACGCTGTCTGCTTCTATGACTAAGTTGGATGAAAGtaaagatttaattttgaaCTGCAGCATTAATAGTTTACGGAGAGCCAACTTCTCTATACTACGGAAAAGCTCCAGTGGAGACATCCTATTGAAAAAATCTAGAGTCTTAGCAATTAAAGTTAACGTGAATGATACTGGATCTTACACCTGCAAAGCTGAAGTAAAAGGAATAGTCAAGGAGAGCAAACCTGTAAGGATAAGTGTTTATG CTCCAGTCTCCAAGCCAACTCTTTCCGTTGTCAGCGGTTCGCCGGAGGTGGTATTAGGGAAGCCTCTACAATTAATCTGCCATTCAGTGATGGGAACACCACCAATAACATTCACATTCTACAAAGGggatgaaattaagaaaaatgtaactAATGACACATATGCTACATTCTTGGATGAAGATATTGGACTAAATGACAATGGAGGCTACAAATGTGATGCTAGAAACAATCACTCCAGTGGTGTGAAAACTAGCAATATTCTAAATGTCACAGTGATAG TACCAATCAGGGATGCCAGTTTGGGCAGTGTTCCGTATGGAGAAGTAGAAGTTGGCAGTGATActgctttcctctgctctgtgaaGGAAGGATCTTGGCCAATTGACttcaagttttttaaaaaaactgatCGTGAAGTTCTTCTGCATGAAGTAAGGGAATATTCAGACAGAACCATATGGCACAAGAAAACAATGAAGAGGAAGGACACAGGGACCTATTATTGCATGGCTTCGAACCGAGCCAGCGTGGACGTGAGGAGCCGTCCAATAACCATCAGTG TCATCTTAGCAGCTTGGCAGAAAGGAGTCATTGCTGCATTTGTCCTGACAgccatggcaggagcaggagcagtcGCTTTATGGTGGTTTTTGCGTAAGAAGAAAAAGG CTAAAGGACCATCCATGGAGATGTCTGG ttctgcCTTGGCTCCAAACTTGACAAGTGAAAAACTAACAAGACCGCCCAGTGATGGAAACTACTATTCAG GATCAGGTTACATTGAAGACAATGAAAACCACATGAAATCAACAGATGAGAGTAAAG GACCTGACCTTGAGAGTGCTGAGGTGGATTACACTGAAGTTGAAGTCTCCACGCTTGATCCTCACAGAG